The DNA segment AGCACAAGACCAAATTGAAAGCCTAAATGCTACAATAAAAGAATTACAAAACAACCTAACAAGTAATCAAACAGCACTAAAAGAAGCACAAGACCAAATAGAAAACTTAAACGCATCAATAAAAGAATTACAAAACAACCTAACAAGTAATCAAACAGCACTAAAAGAAGCACAAGACCAAATACAAAAACTACAAAACGACCTTAAAAACAATCAAACAGCATTACAAAATGCACAAGATAGAATAAAAACACTAGAAGGAGCCTTAGAAAATGACCCAACAGCACTAAAAGAAGCACAAGATCAAATAGAAAGCCTAAATTCTACAATAAAAGGATTACAAAACAACCTAACAAACAACCAAACAGCACTAAAAGAAGCACAAGACCTAATACAAACATTACAAAAGAACTTGAAAAGCAATCAAACTGCACTACAACAAGCACAAAGTCAAATAACACTTTTAACTGAACAAATAAATAATTTAAAAAATCAACAAAACAAGGTTTCACCTAAAGTGACAAAAATAATTGCAAGTAAAAAAACCTTTAAATCCAAAGTTAAAGTTAAAAAATATACTATAACACTTAAAACTGGTAATAAGGCTGTGTCTAAAGTCAAAGTATATATTACAATCAAAGGTAAAAAATACAAGAAAACAATTAAAACAACTACTAATGCTAAAGGACAAGCAATCTTTAAAATCAAAAAATTAACCAAAAAAGGCAAATACACAGCAAAAATCATATTTAAAGGAGATAAAAACTATAAAGCAATTAAAAAAACAGTTAAAATAACCATTAAATAAGAGAAAATAATATTTTATTAATTTTCTCATTTTTTTTTATTTTTTTTGTAAATTTTCACGTTTTATTTTAGTATACTTTTTTGATTGAATTGAGTTAAAAAAAGAATAATGGGTTTTAATAGTTGATTAATCTAAAAAAGAAAAAATATAGCTTAATAATTAAGCTATATCTGAATATAATAATCCAATAGCTCTTTGGGTAAAGAATGCTAAGTATGGAGTTATTATAATTGAAAGAATTGATAAGATTGGTACATAGCTATAAATAGCTGATAAAATCATTTCAATAACTGCAACAATTATGATAACCAATAAGATTAATATAATTACTTTGCCAATACCAATTCTTCTAATGTCTTTTGCTGATTCAAAAATATTTAAAGCCTCGGTCAAACTGCCAGTATTTGCTAATCTTGCTCCAGCCATAGTCTGAAGGAATGAAAAGATTACAAATAAAACTATAGCAACAGTAGCAGTTATAGCTAAAGATACGGCCAAATTGGCTATTGCTTGAGTCATTGCTTCAGATATATAAACAGTAGAAGCACCCATATAAACATTTAGAGCTTGTGTAATAATTTCCTGAGCGACGACTATAGCATTGCCAAAGATATTTGTAAGGTATCCTACAACTACAACAATAAAAGCAGGAATTATATAGTAGACGATTGAAACAATAAAATAATTAAAACCATTATTGAAATTATCCC comes from the Methanobrevibacter sp. genome and includes:
- a CDS encoding DUF4013 domain-containing protein, whose translation is MDIMDIIKDSFVFPSKNMKLLLIFELLSIIAGAFSVIGTIVYVLGIITPECFMWGGIAVIVSMLIGWVLSGYLISVIKSGIELDDDVPEFEWWDNFNNGFNYFIVSIVYYIIPAFIVVVVGYLTNIFGNAIVVAQEIITQALNVYMGASTVYISEAMTQAIANLAVSLAITATVAIVLFVIFSFLQTMAGARLANTGSLTEALNIFESAKDIRRIGIGKVIILILLVIIIVAVIEMILSAIYSYVPILSILSIIITPYLAFFTQRAIGLLYSDIA